From the Mycobacterium sp. 155 genome, the window CGGCAGCGTTCTGCTGGCGATGACGTTGGCATATCGCACCCGGCTGATCTTCGCCCCCACCCAGCGCGACAACGACCCGGCCACGCTGTATCGGGCCCTCGCAATGCGCCGGCCACGCTTGCTGTCATGGGGCGTCGCATCGGCGATCGCGGCGCTGTGCGGTCTGGTCGGGCAGACCAGTTGGGTCACGGCTCAACTGTTCTTGCACGGTGAACCCTTCGGTATCGCCGATCCGGAATTCGGGCGCGACATCGCCTTCTTCGTGTTCGACGTACCCTTCTACCGATTCGTACTCAACTGGCTTTTCGTCGCCGTATGCCTGGCGTTGGTGGCAAATGTGGTGACGCACCACCTCTTCGGTGGCATCCGACTGACCGCCGGCAAGGGTACGCTCACGCAGCCCGCCCGGATTCAGATCGCGGTGCTGGCCGGCACAGCCATCCTGCTGAAGGCTGTCGCGTACTGGCTCGATCACTACGAACTGGTGTTCAGCACCCACAAAGAACCGACGTTCACCGGTGCCGGTTACACCGCCATCCATGCCGAGCTACCGGCCAAGCTCGTCTTGCTCGCGATAGCGGCGCTGTGCGCGTTGGCGGTTTTCGCGGTGATCTTCCTGCGGGACATGCGGATTCCGGCGATGGCGATCGCGCTGCTCGTGCTGTCATCAGTTCTGGTTGGCGGCGCCTGGCCGCTGGTGATGGAACAATTCTCGGTGCGGCCCAACGCAGCCGACGTCGAGCGCCCCTACATCGAACGCAACATCGCCGCGACTCGTGACGCATACCGGCTCGGCAGCGACTGGGTCGAATACCACGACTATCCCGGCATCGGGACCAAAGACCCCCGTGACGTCGCCGCGGACGTCACCACCATCGCCAATGTGCGGTTGCTCGACCCCAATGTGCTCTCCAGGACGTTCACCCAGCAACAGCAGCTCAAGAATTTCTACAGCTTCCCAGCCGAATTGGACATCGACCGCTATCACATCGACGGTCAGCTACGGGATTACATCGTCGGCGTCCGCGAACTGTCACCGGACAGCCTGACCGGGAATCAGACCGACTGGATCAACCGGCATACCGTCTACACCCACGGCAACGGTTTCGTTGCCGCACCGGCGAATCGGGTGAATGCGGCGGTCCGTGACGCCCCGAACACCTCGGAACCCTCGGACAGCAACAGTGGCTACCCGATCTACACGATCAGCGACATCGCCTCTCTTGGGTCCGATCGACAGGTCATCCGGGTCGACCAACCACGCATCTACTTCGGCGAAGTGATCGCCGAGGCGGATCCGGACTATGCGATAGTCGGTGGACCGCCGGATGCGCCGCCCCGTGAGTACGACACCGACACCTCGAAGTACTCCTATACCGGTGCCGGTGGCGTGCCGATCGGCAACTGGCTCAACCGCACGTTGTTCGCCGCCAAGTTCGCTGAACGCAACATCTTGTTCTCGCGCGCGATCAGTGCGGAATCGAAACTGATCCTCTACCGGAACCCGAAGGAACGTGTGCAGCGCGTGGCCCCGTGGCTGACCACCGACACCAATGCCTATCCGGCAGTGGTCGATGGACGCGTCGTCTGGATTGTCGATGCATACACGACCCTGGAGCGGTATCCCTACGCGCAGCGCAGCTCGCTGCAAGGACCGGTGACCGGCGCCGGCGGCATCACTCGACCCGGCGCACCGATCGGGTACGTGCGCAACTCCGTCAAGGCGACCGTCGACGCTTACGACGGCACCGTGACGCTCTACCAAGTCGACCACGACGATCCCGTGCTACGCGCATGGATGCACACCTTCCCCGGTGTCGTGCAATCTGCAGACAAGGTGTCTGACGAACTGCGCGCGCATTTCCGCTATCCCGAGGATCTGTTCAAGATCCAACGGGAGATCTTGGCGAGATACCACGTCGACGAACCTCGAGAGTTCTTCACCACCAACGCCTTCTGGTCGGTGCCCAGCGATCCGACCACCGAGTCCGACGAACCGCAGCCACCGTTCCACGTCCTCATCGGTGACCAGCAGAGCGCGCAACCGTCGTTCCGGCTGGCCAGCGCGATGGTCGGGTACAACAGGGAATTCCTGTCGGCCTACATCTCGGTGTATTCCGATCCGGAGAACTACGGCAAGATCAGCGTGCTGCAACTACCGACGGATACGCTGACGCAAGGCCCGCAACAGATCCAGAACTCGATGATCTCCGACACTCGGGTCGCCTCCGAGCGCACCCTGCTGGAGCGATCCAACCGAATCCACTACGGCAACCTCCTGACACTGCCGATCGCCGACGGCGGCGTGCTCTACGTGGAACCTCTTTATACCGAGCGCATTCCGACCACACCCCACAGCTCGACATTCCCACAGCTGTCCCGGGTGCTGGTCGGCTTGCGTGAACCCCGTGCCGACGGCGGCGTCCGAATCGGCTACGCCCCAACGCTGGCCGAAGCCCTCGATCAAGTATTCGGCCCCGGCGCTGGGCGCGCAGCGACCGCCCCCGGTGGCGACGCCGCCGCGACACCACCACCGGATATGCCGCGGCCGCAGTCTCCCCCGCCCGCAGCCGCGCCGCCGGCCACGGGCGGCTCACCTCGAACAGCGACTGAACTCAAAGAAGCACTCACGGAGTTACGCGCGGTTCTCGAGCGCCTCGAAAAGGCGGTCAACGCCCAAGAAAACACGGGCGGATAGTAACCACTGCTCGCACACCCAAGAAGGCACACCATATGAAGACCAAGCCACTGGATGCGGTCCAGCCGGCTCAGGACGTCGCCGCACGGCTGGCAACGGAGTTCGACGGGCTGCTGCCACCTGAACTCGTGACCCGCATTGTGGTGGAAGCCATCTGCGATCTCTACGGGCAGGTGCAGCCCAAAGCCTTCCCCGAACTGCTGCACCGGCTCGCCCACTATCGACTCGACATCGCGTGCGGCAGAGCCCAGGCTTCGCCGATCGCGTCGCCGTAAACACTCGACATCAGCTTGCGGCGGCCGCGACGCCGGCCAATATTCCGGGGACGATGACGGCGAGTGCCAGGGCGAGCCCGAGGAGCCTGCGGAACAGCATGTCCTGGTGTTTGACAGCGCTGTTGCCGATGATCAGGGTGCCGGCCACGTGGATGGGGTTCATGACCATGAGAGCAGCCGGTGCGCAGATGGCCGCGATGACCCAGAACACCCCCGGTGACCCGCCGAAGGCGGTGAACGCCAGCGGCATCATCAGCCCCAGGACTCCAAGGGTCGAGCTCTCGATGTTGCACAAGAACGCCGTCGTGTAGGCCAGGACGAAAATGAGCAGGACCCCGGCGCCGAGGTGTTGGAGGTCCTTCTCGATCGAGTCCATGGTGCCGATCTTTTCCATGAGCCCGAGGTAGGTGAGCAGGCCGCACAAGAGAAGCACGCTGTTCCACGGGATCCGAGCGAGCAGCGCATGCTCCTTGGGATGAAAGACGATCTGGAGCAGCGCAGCCAAACACATGGCCGTCACACCGACATCTGTCTTGGGGACGACGACGAGGACGACGAACAGGATGAGGGAGAGACCCGAGCACCAGGCGTAGGTCTTGTGATGCTGTTGCCCCTCCGAGGACTCGGCCAGTGGTGGTGCGGGCCATACGACGAAGGCCTGTCCGCGCTGCGCTCGAAGGGCGAGAATGAGCTGGAGGGCGATGACGACGATGACCGCGACCGCGACGGAAACCGCCCACAGTCCCCAGCCGGAGTAGTGCACGTGGAATTTGTCCGCGGCGGTGCGCACGACGGCGCCGGTGGGGTTGAGCGGTGAGAGTCCGGCGCTATTGGCCCCGATGATGACGGCGAGCTCGCAAAGATAGAAGCTGCGGCGGTAGCGCTCACCGAGGTGGGCGACCATTGGCACGAGGAAGGCGATGGGCGCCGTGGAGAAGGCACCCGCCGTGGAAAGCGCACCGGCGATGAGGAAGCCGGTCCATGGCAGCAGCGCCTCACGGTCACCGACAGTGGCGTAGATTTTCTCCACGACATGCGCGAGGGCGCCGCTGCGTTCAAGGTGCGCGAAGAGCAGGGAGACGCCGGCGATGAGCACGAAGATGCTGCCGGGGAATGTCGTGTACATCGTCGTCGGGTTCAGGCCCGACACGGCCAGGACGGGCAGGGCCGCGGCGAGCGCGAGCACACCGATGTTCATCCGCCGCCAGATCGCCACGATCAGTACGACGAGAAGCAGTGCTATGGATAGGATTTGGGCCGACGACATCGGTGGCCTCCTCGTCGTAGACACGCGCTCTGGATCACCTGCGGATTTCCTCCGGAGGTTATACCGATCACGTTGATTGCGTGCTCATTTCATGCACCTGTGCGCCAGCTGAGTGTTACGTCGTAATTACCTGTACTGCAACATATTTGATCGCAGACCGCAACGGCGTCCAGCTTCCCGCCGAGGCGCTAGTAACCTTCCTCTGCGAGTTCCTTCGCGGCGGTCCGGGGAATGGCCAGGACGGGAACCGGCGAGTGCCGCACGATCTTGGCAGCCCCCGACCCCAGGAACACGCGTGCTATCGGTCCAGCCTCGCTGGACCCGATCACCATGAGATCTCCTGGGCTCCAATCTATGTCGTCAATGGCATCCTCCCAATTCTCACCCTTGCCGATGACAAGTTCCGGATCCCGCCGGGCTGTCGTGGCATCGGCCTTGATGGCGTCCGCGGCAGCGGCGCGCATGCCATTGATCCACTGGTCGAGGACAGTCGAGTATTCGAAATGATCCCGGAGTACATCCGGTGGCGTCATGTGCACGGCGAACGAGGCCAATCGCAGGTCCGCACCGAAATGATTGGCCAGCGTTGCGGCCGCCGCGACCTGTAGGCTGCCCTGCTCACCGCCGCTGAAGGCGAGTGTCACCCGCTTCACGTTGCCGGCTGTCCGAAAGCCGCGGATCGCGACCGCAACGGGAACCGGTGAGCTGTACAGCAATCGATCAGCAAAACTGCTGAGGGTCACTTGCTCTATTGGCCCCATTGCGGAGCCGACCACGATGGTGCTCGCAGCGTATTGTTCGGCAGCTTGCACCAGCCCGCTGGGCACTGACCGGGCTTCGAACCTGACGAACTGTGCAGGCACGTCCTTGGGCATGTCCTCGCGGGCCCGCGTCTCGGCAGTGTGGACCAACACGTCGACGTATGAGCGAAAACCCGGATCTCGGGCGACGCCCGGCATCCGAGGATCCACCGCGACGATGCAGACCACCACGTCCTCGCCGCTGGATCGAGCGAGCATGCCGGCCAGGCTGAGCACCGACTTGGCGCGTCTGCCAGTGGGGTATCCAACAAGAATCGTCATTTCCTGGTCAACCTTTCGTTTGCAGCATCGTCGGGTCGCTCTGGCAATGAACGTGATTCCTGGCTGCCGCACATGTTCGGCACATCAGTCGTCGTAGCTGGGGCGCCACCGAATGCCCTCGATAGCGTGGCTGATGTTGTCGTAGGTCTTTCTGGCCACGCCGTCGGCGACCGCCGCGTGATACACCGCCTCCGTGACTGCCGTCGATATGGCCGGCAGATCGGCGACGCTGGGCAGCAGACCCGCGCCGGGTGTGGTTGGGTCAGACTGGCGAGCAACGGCTTTGGCTGCAGCGTCGAGCATTCGGTTGGTCACGCGGGTGGCACCGGACACGGCCACTCCCAGGCCGATTCCGGGGAATGTCAGGACGTTGTTGGCCTGGCTGACGGTATAGGTAACGCCGTCGTATTGCACTGGGGGCGAGGGTGAACCGGTCGCCACCAGGGCACGGCCGTTCGACCATGTGATCACCTCGTCTGGGGTGGCCTCCATGCGAGAAGTCGGGTTCGAGATCGGGAAGACCAGTGGGCGCTCGGTACCCGCTGCCATCGCCTCGATGACCTCGCGAGTGAAGGCGCCAGGCACGCTCGCGCAGCCCAGCAGAATGGTCGGGCTGGCCAGCTTGACGGCCTCGAGCAGGTCCACCCGCCGATCCGCCGTGAACCCGAGCTGCTGTCGGTTCTTGGCATAGGGCGTTTGAAATTCGTGTAGCCCGTCCATGTCGTCGAACAACAAGCCTTGCTTGTCGATCGGCCAGATGCGGGCCGCCGCCTGCTCTGCGGTAGCCCCGGCGGCGACCATCGCGTCACAGATCTGGTCGGCGATCCCGATCCCGGCACTCCCCGCGCCGAACACCACCACGGTCTGCTCAGTCATCGGGACGTCCGTGACCTTCAGCCCGGCGTACAGGGCTGCCATTATCACCGCGCCGGTGCCCTGGACGTCGTCGTTGAACACGCAGTACTCCGATGAGTACCGGTCGAGGATTGCGCGGGCGTTCGCCGCACCGAAATCCTCGAAATGCAGCATGGCGTGCGGAAACAGGCGGTGCACGATCTTCACGTAGCGCTCGATGAACTCGTCGTATTCGGCGCCGCGCCGGCGCGGATGACGATTGCCCACGTAGAACGGATCATTGAGGAGCTGCTCGTTATCGGTGCCGACATCGAGTGACACCGCGATGGTTCGGCGTGGATCGATGCCACCGCCTGCGGTGTAGAGAGCAAGTTTCCCGGCGCTGATCTGGATGCCGCCCACACCCCAGTCACCGATACCCAGGATCGACTCGGCATCAGTGCACACGATCAAGTCGACGTCATCCGGCCCCTGGCGAAGAGTTTCGAAGGATTCTGCGATCTCATCGGGATGATCGATGGAGAGGTAGATGCCCCGTTGTCCACGGTATTCGCCGGAGAATCGCTGGATGGCCTCGGAAACCGTCGGGGTGTATACCACCGGCATCAGCTCGGTCAGATACTCGGAAAGCACCTTGAAGAACAGGATCTCGTGGCGATAGCGCAGCTGATCAAGAGCCAGGTTACGCGCCATATCCGTTGCCATTCCCTGCAACTGGCGCCACACCCGCTCGGCCTGCTGGTCCAGCGTCAACACACCGGAGGGCAGCCTGCCCGTCAACCCGAGCTGCTGCCGCTGCTCGTGGGTGAACCCCACCCCACGATTGAGACTCGGAACGGACAAAGCGACGGGAACGTGCGGTGTGCCGGTCATTTCACCTCTTCATTCGTTGAGTTGGGGCAGCGTCATACGAAGTAGAAGGTGAGTCCGAGCACCGCATAGATGGCAAGCAGTTGCAGGCCTTCGTACCATGTGGATTCACCGCGCTGAGTGACCTCGTTGCCGATGATGACCGCCAAGAAGATCGCACCGATCTCGAACCCGTTGAACACCAAGGGCATCGGGAACGGTCCGATCACAAACGACGCCAGCACCAGCACCGGGGCGACGAACAGTGCGATCTGGGCGGCGGACCCCACTGCGATGTTGACGGAGATGCCAATCCGGTCGCGGGAAGCGAAATACACCGCAACCCAGTGCTCGGCGGCATTGCCGACGACCGCCACGACGATGACGCCGACGAAAAACGGTGAGAGCCCGATAGTCTCCGATGCCTCGGTGATGGAGTGCACCAGGATCTCTGACATCCAGCCCACCGCCGCACCCGCAATGGCCAGCATGAGCACGCTCTTGCCTACGGGCCATGGCTCACCGCCGTGATCGGGTTCGTCGTGGGCGGGGTTGAACAAGTGCGCGTGGGTCTTCAGGGAGAACAGCAACCCCGCCGCGTAGGAGACCAACAGCACCACTGCGACGCCGACCGACAATGCCTCTAGGGCGGGGGGAAACTGTATCGCCTTAGCTCTAGGATTGGGCAACCCATCCCCGGCCACCAACTCGAATATCGCCGGCATGATCAGTGCGACCGTCGCAAGCAACAGCATGAGCGACTGGGCGGTGGCCGCCCGCAGTTCGAAGTGCTGCCGGTCTCGCTTCCTTCCGCCCACCAGCATCGAGACGCCGAGAACCAGCAGGATGTTGCCCAGGATTGACCCCACGATCGAGGCTTTCACCACCTCGTGCAGCCCGGCGCCCAGCGCGAACAGCGCGATGATCAGCTCCGGGGCATTACCGAATGTCACGTTGAGCAAAGCACCCAGCCCCGGACCCGAGCGGGCCGCCAGCTCCTCGGTCGCGCGGCCCATCAGCGCTGCCGTCGGTATCACGCCGAGCGCGGATGCGGCGAACACGGCTACCGCGTCGGCGTGCATGAATTCCAGCAGGATCGCGACCGGGATCAACGGCACCAGCAGGTACGGCCAGCCCTCCCCCGTCAGCAGAAACGGCTTAGGGCGCTCAGTGGTCGGCGTCACAGAACTCGTCATCGTATCCCTTCGGCAGTTCGTCCACGAGGACTCGCTTTTCGATGGGCCCCGCGATCAGCCGGGACTCACCGCAGCGCGCACCAACGCAGCCGTCTCGGATGGAGTCTTTCCGACCTTGACACCTATGGCCTCGAGCGCGGCTTTCTTTGCCGAGGCGGTGCCGGATGATCCCGATACGATTGCGCCTGCGTGTCCCATGGTCTTGCCTTCGGGGGCAGTGAATCCGGCAATGTAGCCGAACACCGGTTTTGTGACGTGCTCGGCGATGTAGCGCGCGGCACGTTCCTCGGCATCTCCACCGATCTCGCCGATCATGACGATCAGGTCGGTTTGGGGATCATCTTGAAATGCTTGTATGCAGTCGATATGGGTGGTGCCGACTACGGGGTCACCACCGATCCCGATGCATGACGAGAAACCGATGTCGCGGAGCTCGTACATGATCTGATAGGTCAAGGTGCCCGACTTCGACACCAGGCCGATGGAACCCGCACTGGTGATGTCGGAAGGAATGATGCCCGCGTTGGATTGGCCGGGGCTGATCAAGCCGGGACAGTTCGGTCCGATCACGCGGGTGACGCCGGAATTGGCTGCGTGCTGGACGAATTCGGCGGTGTCTCGCACCGGAACACCCTCGGTGATCACCACCACCAGCGG encodes:
- the sucD gene encoding succinate--CoA ligase subunit alpha, whose translation is MSIFLNKASRVLVQGITGSEGLKHTRRMVAGGTNIVAGVTPGKGGQEVDGIPVFSTVADAVQHTGADVSVVFVPPRFTKGAVHEAIDAGIPLVVVITEGVPVRDTAEFVQHAANSGVTRVIGPNCPGLISPGQSNAGIIPSDITSAGSIGLVSKSGTLTYQIMYELRDIGFSSCIGIGGDPVVGTTHIDCIQAFQDDPQTDLIVMIGEIGGDAEERAARYIAEHVTKPVFGYIAGFTAPEGKTMGHAGAIVSGSSGTASAKKAALEAIGVKVGKTPSETAALVRAAVSPG
- a CDS encoding NAD-dependent malic enzyme, translated to MTGTPHVPVALSVPSLNRGVGFTHEQRQQLGLTGRLPSGVLTLDQQAERVWRQLQGMATDMARNLALDQLRYRHEILFFKVLSEYLTELMPVVYTPTVSEAIQRFSGEYRGQRGIYLSIDHPDEIAESFETLRQGPDDVDLIVCTDAESILGIGDWGVGGIQISAGKLALYTAGGGIDPRRTIAVSLDVGTDNEQLLNDPFYVGNRHPRRRGAEYDEFIERYVKIVHRLFPHAMLHFEDFGAANARAILDRYSSEYCVFNDDVQGTGAVIMAALYAGLKVTDVPMTEQTVVVFGAGSAGIGIADQICDAMVAAGATAEQAAARIWPIDKQGLLFDDMDGLHEFQTPYAKNRQQLGFTADRRVDLLEAVKLASPTILLGCASVPGAFTREVIEAMAAGTERPLVFPISNPTSRMEATPDEVITWSNGRALVATGSPSPPVQYDGVTYTVSQANNVLTFPGIGLGVAVSGATRVTNRMLDAAAKAVARQSDPTTPGAGLLPSVADLPAISTAVTEAVYHAAVADGVARKTYDNISHAIEGIRWRPSYDD
- a CDS encoding universal stress protein, whose translation is MTILVGYPTGRRAKSVLSLAGMLARSSGEDVVVCIVAVDPRMPGVARDPGFRSYVDVLVHTAETRAREDMPKDVPAQFVRFEARSVPSGLVQAAEQYAASTIVVGSAMGPIEQVTLSSFADRLLYSSPVPVAVAIRGFRTAGNVKRVTLAFSGGEQGSLQVAAAATLANHFGADLRLASFAVHMTPPDVLRDHFEYSTVLDQWINGMRAAAADAIKADATTARRDPELVIGKGENWEDAIDDIDWSPGDLMVIGSSEAGPIARVFLGSGAAKIVRHSPVPVLAIPRTAAKELAEEGY
- a CDS encoding UPF0182 family protein; translated protein: MQNGPTDRPAVSNRARILISAAVAVVVLLLVVPRLLNSYVDWLWFGEVGFRNVWITVLLTRVALFVAVTLLVGGSVLLAMTLAYRTRLIFAPTQRDNDPATLYRALAMRRPRLLSWGVASAIAALCGLVGQTSWVTAQLFLHGEPFGIADPEFGRDIAFFVFDVPFYRFVLNWLFVAVCLALVANVVTHHLFGGIRLTAGKGTLTQPARIQIAVLAGTAILLKAVAYWLDHYELVFSTHKEPTFTGAGYTAIHAELPAKLVLLAIAALCALAVFAVIFLRDMRIPAMAIALLVLSSVLVGGAWPLVMEQFSVRPNAADVERPYIERNIAATRDAYRLGSDWVEYHDYPGIGTKDPRDVAADVTTIANVRLLDPNVLSRTFTQQQQLKNFYSFPAELDIDRYHIDGQLRDYIVGVRELSPDSLTGNQTDWINRHTVYTHGNGFVAAPANRVNAAVRDAPNTSEPSDSNSGYPIYTISDIASLGSDRQVIRVDQPRIYFGEVIAEADPDYAIVGGPPDAPPREYDTDTSKYSYTGAGGVPIGNWLNRTLFAAKFAERNILFSRAISAESKLILYRNPKERVQRVAPWLTTDTNAYPAVVDGRVVWIVDAYTTLERYPYAQRSSLQGPVTGAGGITRPGAPIGYVRNSVKATVDAYDGTVTLYQVDHDDPVLRAWMHTFPGVVQSADKVSDELRAHFRYPEDLFKIQREILARYHVDEPREFFTTNAFWSVPSDPTTESDEPQPPFHVLIGDQQSAQPSFRLASAMVGYNREFLSAYISVYSDPENYGKISVLQLPTDTLTQGPQQIQNSMISDTRVASERTLLERSNRIHYGNLLTLPIADGGVLYVEPLYTERIPTTPHSSTFPQLSRVLVGLREPRADGGVRIGYAPTLAEALDQVFGPGAGRAATAPGGDAAATPPPDMPRPQSPPPAAAPPATGGSPRTATELKEALTELRAVLERLEKAVNAQENTGG
- a CDS encoding SLC13 family permease; this encodes MSSAQILSIALLLVVLIVAIWRRMNIGVLALAAALPVLAVSGLNPTTMYTTFPGSIFVLIAGVSLLFAHLERSGALAHVVEKIYATVGDREALLPWTGFLIAGALSTAGAFSTAPIAFLVPMVAHLGERYRRSFYLCELAVIIGANSAGLSPLNPTGAVVRTAADKFHVHYSGWGLWAVSVAVAVIVVIALQLILALRAQRGQAFVVWPAPPLAESSEGQQHHKTYAWCSGLSLILFVVLVVVPKTDVGVTAMCLAALLQIVFHPKEHALLARIPWNSVLLLCGLLTYLGLMEKIGTMDSIEKDLQHLGAGVLLIFVLAYTTAFLCNIESSTLGVLGLMMPLAFTAFGGSPGVFWVIAAICAPAALMVMNPIHVAGTLIIGNSAVKHQDMLFRRLLGLALALAVIVPGILAGVAAAAS
- the cax gene encoding calcium/proton exchanger translates to MTSSVTPTTERPKPFLLTGEGWPYLLVPLIPVAILLEFMHADAVAVFAASALGVIPTAALMGRATEELAARSGPGLGALLNVTFGNAPELIIALFALGAGLHEVVKASIVGSILGNILLVLGVSMLVGGRKRDRQHFELRAATAQSLMLLLATVALIMPAIFELVAGDGLPNPRAKAIQFPPALEALSVGVAVVLLVSYAAGLLFSLKTHAHLFNPAHDEPDHGGEPWPVGKSVLMLAIAGAAVGWMSEILVHSITEASETIGLSPFFVGVIVVAVVGNAAEHWVAVYFASRDRIGISVNIAVGSAAQIALFVAPVLVLASFVIGPFPMPLVFNGFEIGAIFLAVIIGNEVTQRGESTWYEGLQLLAIYAVLGLTFYFV